The sequence TTACCCACGACAGCGTGGGCCTCCCGGAAACTGACCCCCCGGCGCACCAGGTAGTCGGCGAGATCCGTGGCGTTCGTAAAGTCCTCCCCGGCGGCGGATAACATCCGCGCCTCATTCACGGTCAGGGTTTCCACCAGCGGAATGAAGATTTTAACACAGCTTTTCACGGTATGCACAGTATCGAAAAGTGCTTCCTTGTCCTCCTGGAGGTCTTTATTATAGGCGAGGGGGAGCCCCTTGAGAACGGTTAACAGTGCCACGAGGTGCCCGTAGACCCGCCCCGTTTTTCCCCGCACCAGTTCCGCCACATCGGGGTTCTTCTTTTGCGGCATGATGCTGCTTCCCGTCGTATAGGCATCGTCCATTTCAATAAATCCGAATTCGCTGCTCGACCAGAGAATCAACTCCTCGGAAAACCTGCTCAAGTGCATCATCAGGAGAGAAGCGACAAAAATAAACTCGGCCACAAAATCACGGTCCCCTACGGCATCCAGACTGTTAGCGGCGAACTCCGCAAATTTAAGCTCCCGCGCCGTAAATTCCCGGTCCACCGGGAAGGTCGTTCCCGCCAGGGCACCCGCCCCGAGCGGGCAGACATCCACCCTTTTGTAGCAGTCCCGCAGGCGGGCGTAATCCCTCCGCAGCATCTCGCAGTAGGCAAGGAGATGGTGGGCGAAGGTGACCGGCTGAGCGCGCTGGAGGTGGGTGTAGCCGGGCATGATCACCTCTTTGCTCTCCCGGGCGCGCTTTACAAGGGCCTCGATCAGGTCCAAGAGAAGCCCCCCCAGCGCCCGAATTTCTTCTTTTAAATAGAGGCGCAGGTCGGTTGCCACCTGGTCGTTCCTGCTCCGGGCGGTGTGCAGCTTCTTCCCCGCCTCTCCCACCTTCGCCACAAGGCGTGCTTCGATGAAAGAGTGAATGTCTTCCGCCTCCGGGTCGAAGGTCAGTTTCCCCTGTTCCAGTTCCTCCCGGATCTCTTGCAGCCCCCTAACCAGGATCTCCGCTTCCCCCGCGCTGATGATCCCCTGGCGCCCCAACATCCGGGCGTGGGCAATCGATCCCTCGATGTCCTGCCTGAAGAGGCGGAAATCGAAGGAAAGGGAATTGAGAAAGCTGGCTGCTTCCCCCGCCGTCTCTTTGGCAAACCGGCCTCCCCAAAGTTTCAACTTCATCTCCTCCCTTAACCACTCCAAATTGCTTCAGGCTTCGATTCCTGCCCTTTGTTTCATCAAGGCGCGCACCTTCAGGGGAAGGCCAAATAAATTAATGAACCCCTGCGCATCCTTGTGGTCGTAGAGCTCAAAATGGCCGAAAGTAGCGAAGCCCTCGTGATACAGGGAATAGGGAGAACTCGCTCCCGCCGGGGTGCAGTTCCCTTTATAAAGCTTCATTTTGACGGTTCCCGTCACGGTTTTTTGGGTTTCGTCAACAAAGGCGCTCAAAGCCTCCCGGAGCGGAGAATACCAGAGCCCGTCGTAAACAAGTTCCGCATAGCGCAGGGCTGCTAGTTCCTTAAAATGCATGGTGTTCCGGTCCAGGGTCAGGTATTCCAGCTCGCGGTGCGCAAGGAACAAAACCGTCCCTCCGGGACACTCGTAAACCCCCCGCGACTTCATCCCTACAAGCCGGTTTTCCACCATATCGATGATCCCGACCCCATTCTCCCCGGCGAGCCTGTTCAGGATCTGGACCAGGGACACGGGATCGTATTCCCGGTCATTGAGGGTCCGGGGCACTCCCTGCACGAACCCGATATTCACATAGGCAGGACGGTCAGGCGCCTGCTCGGGGGGGGTAATCAGCAGGTAGACATCGCCGGGCGGTTCCTGGGCGGGATCCTCTAAATCGGCCCCCTCGTGGCTCAGGTGCCAGATGTTCCGGTCCATGCTGTAGGGCCGGTCCCCGGCTACAGGCACCTCGATCCCCCGCGCTGCGGCATAGGCGATGGCATCCTCGCGGGACTTAATCTCCCAAAGGCGCCAGGGCGCAATTACCTTGAGCTCCGGGTCGAGGGCCTGGACCGCAACCTCGAAACGCACCTGGTCATTCCCCTTCCCCGTCGCCCCGTGGGCAACGGCTTCAGCGCCCTCTTCCGCCGCGATCTCCACCAGGTGTTTGGCAATCAAGGGGCGGGCAAAGGATGTCCCCAGCAGGTACTTCCCTTCGTAAAGGGCACCTGCCTTCAAAGTGGGAAAAATGAAATCCTCCACGAATTCCCGCCTTAAATCTTTAACGTAGAGCTTGCTGGCTCCCGCCCGGAGCGCCCGCTCCTCTAAACCTTCCAGCTCTTCCTCCTGCCCCAGGTCGGCCGCGAAGCAGATGACTTCGCAACCGAAATTTTCTCTCAGCCAGGGGATCGCCACTGATGTATCGAGTCCGCCGGAATAAGCAAGCACAACCTTTTTTACCTGCACGTTCTTGCCTCCTTCAATTAGACGGAGTTATTTATGTCAACATCCTGGCAGTAACCTATTTCTTCCGCTATTTCTTTCTTTCCAAAGCACCGGTTAACAAAAACCAGCCGCGGCTCCCCCACCCAGGACCGGCAGGAGTCGCAGCGAGAATCTACTTCATCAACAGAGCCATGATCGCCTTGTGCATGTGGAGGCGGTTTTCCGCTTCATCGAAAACTACGGAAGCGGGGCCGTCCATCACCTCATCGGTAATTTCTTCGCCCCGGTGGGCGGGGAGACAATGAAGAACGATTACATCCGGCGCGGCGTGCCTGAGCAGGGCGCTGTTTACCTGATACCGGGCGAAAACCTGCTTTCTTTTCTCCTGCTCCGCCTCCTGCCCCATGCTTGCCCAGATGTCAGTGTAAACGACATCCGCCCCCCTGACGGCGGAAACAGGGTCCTCGACAATTTCGAGGGTGGCCCCGGTCTTCGCGGCGTCAGCCTGCGCTTCGGCCACGATCGCGGGATCCGGTTCATACCCGGGGGGGCAGGCGATGACCATGTCCATACCGGCTTTCGCGCAAATGTGAAGCAGGGAGTGGGCAACGTTGTTCCCGTCCCCGATGAAGGCCAGTTTCAAACCCTGCAGCCTTCCTTTATGCTCCTCAACGGTCATGATATCCGCAAGGGCCTGGGTGGGGTGAACAAGGTCGGTCAGGCCGTTGATCACCGGGATGGAAGCGTAGAAGGCAAGTTCTTCGACATCCTCCTGGGCAAAGGTGCGGATCATGATTCCATCGAGGTAGCGGGAAAGAGTGCGGGCGGTATCTCCGACGGACTCCCCCCGGCGGAGCTGGAGCTCCTGCGAGCTCAGGAACAAAGGATAGCCTCCTAACTGGTACATCCCGACTTCAAAAGAGACCCTGGTCCGGGTAGAAGGTTTGTGAAAGATCATCCCCAGGGTTTTTCCCTTTAAAACGGGGTGGGGAATACCCCCCTTTAACTCCTTTTTCAGCTCATGTGCGGCATCGAGGAAGAGCCTGATCTCCTCGGAACTGAAATCGGCAAGGGTTAACAAATCCCGCCCTTTTAACCTCGCATCCAAATAAGCACGAGCCATCCTTTCTCTCCCCTTTTTTTAAATTGATACCGGGAATTCCTCAAGGGCCTCCCTCAGGATAGAAACAGCTTCATCAACCTCTTCTTCTCCAATCAGCAACGGCGGCAAGAAACGAATCACGCGTTCCGCCGTGCAGTTAACCAGCAGTCTTCTTGCCTGACAGAGGGCCACCAGTCTTTGTCCCGGCCGGTCCAGCTCTATTCCAAGCATTAAGCCAAGCCCGCGTACCTCCCGGATAAAGGGGAAGTGCCGGGGCAGTTCCTCAAGCCTGGTCTTAAAGTAGCTTCCCACCCGGAGGGCCCTTGCCGGCAGGTTTTCCTCCCGGAGGACTTTCAGAACAGCCCGCGCCGCCGCGCAGGCAACCGGATTTCCCCCAAAGGTAGAACCATGGCTGCCCGGCTGAAAAGCGGCCGCCACCTCTGGCCGGGCCAGGACGGCACCGATGGGCAGGCCTCCTCCCAGCGCCTTGGCAAGGACCAGGACATCCGGCTGCACGCCGTAATGTTCAAAGGCAAACATCTTTCCCGTTCGGCCCAAACCGCACTGAACTTCGTCGAAGACCAGCAGCACTCCGTAACGCTCCCGCACCTGCGCCAGGCCCTTCATAAATTCCGGGGTGGCAACATGAACCCCGCCCTCCCCCTGAACCGGCTCCACGAAAACCGCGGCAGTTTGGGAATTTACCGCATCGAGGAGCGCCCGGGTGTCATTGTACGGGAGGTGGCAAAACCCTCCAGGGAGGGGGGTAAAGCCCTCCCGGAATTTTTCCTGGCCTGTCGCGGCCAGCGCCCCCAGCGTCCTGCCGTGAAAGGATCTTGCAAAGGAGATGATCTGGGGGTGCTCTTTCCCCTGCAGGTAGGCGTATTTTCGCACCAGCTTAATCGCGGCCTCATTCGCCTCGGCTCCGCTGTTGCAAAAAAAAGCCCTGTCCAAACCGCTCATGCCGGCGAGGTCCCGGGCGAGTTCAACCGGGGGGCGAAACCAGTATAAATTAGAGCAGTGGAAAAGCCGCTCCGCCTGCTCCTTAACTGCCTCCACCACTTGCGGGTGACAGTGACCAACCGAATTGACCGCCAACCCCCCTACGAAATCAAGATAGCAGTTGTCTTCCGCGTCCCAAACCCGTACCCCCTGACCCTTCACCAGGACGAGGGGCAACTGGGCGTATGTTTCCATAAGATGCTGCCGGCCAAGCCGTACTATTTCTTCTCCCGTCATTTTCCCTCTTCTCCCCGCCCAAATTTTTTGTCATATAACCAAAATTCGCCTGCCGCTACTCTTTGACCACCATGGTTCCCACCCCTTCATCGGTGAAAACTTCGAGCAGGATGGAATGAAGAATCCGCCCGTCGATGATATGGGTCCGGCCGACTCCTTTCTGGAGCGCCTGGATACAGCACTCAACCTTGGGAATCATCCCTCCGGCAATGACCCCTCGCTCAATCAGTTCCGGAACCTCGCCTGCCCTCACAACGGAAAGGAGGCTTCCGGGATCATCCCGGTCCGCGAAAATTCCCTCCACATCGGTGAGCAGGACCAGCTTGTTGGCCCCCAGGGCAGCCGCCAGCTCACCTGCGACGTAGTCGGCATTGATGTTGTAGCTCTCCCCGTCTTCTCCCACACCGATGGGGGCGACCACCGGAATGTACCCCTCGCTCTTTACCGTCTCGATGATTTCGGGATTAACCCGCGTGATCTCTCCAACGTACCCCAGCTCGACAGGTTCTTCCCCCGGGTCACCCGCCAGAACCTTCTTGCAGGCTTCGATGAGATTCCCGTCTTTTCCGCAGAGACCGATCCCTTTTCCCCCAAGCTTATTAATCAGAGCCACGATTTCTTTATTCACCTGGCCGGCCAGGACCATTTCTACGACCGCCATTGTCTCTTCATCGGTTACCCGCTGGCCCCGGACAAATTTCCATTCTTTTCCGAGGCGCCGGAGCATGGCATCAATCGCGGAACCCCCTCCGTGGACAAGGACCGGGTGAATTCCGACCAGCTTCAGTAAAATGCAGTCGGTAATCACCGCGTGCTTTAAGGCATTGCTCGTCATCACCCTTCCCCCGTACTTAATTACAACAGTCTGGCCGGCGAACTTTCTGATGTACGGCAGGGCCTCCACGAGGATCGACGCCTTTTCCAGTGGAGTCAAGACCAACTCCCTTCCTCCCCCTTTAAGTCCGGTAATGGGCATTGATCCGTACATAGTCGTAAGAGAGATCGCAGCCCCAGGCTACAGCCTCGGCGGTGCCTTGATTCAGGTCAAGTGTAATCACAACTTCCCTTCCTTCCAGGACGGCGTGGGCCTCTTCCTCCCCGAAATCTAAACCTGCTCCTTTCTCCGCAACCTTGAGATCTCCCAGAAAAATATCGACCCGGTCCGGATCAAAAGGGACCCCGGCGTAACCGGCTGCAGTTATAATCCTGCCCCAATTGGCATCCTCGCCGAAGATGGCGGCCTTAACCAGATTTGAACCCGCAACAGAACGGGCGATCAGGCGCGCCTCCTCTTCTCGCTCCGCCCCTTTAACCCGGATTTCCAGAAACTTGGTCGCCCCCTCCCCATCCCGGGCGATCATCTTTACCAGCTCCCTGCAGACCGCAAGCAGGGCCTCCCGGAACAGGAAATAATCCGGTTCTTCGCCGGTCAGGGGTTCGTTTCCGGCAAGGCCGTTTGCGAGCAGAACAACCATGTCATTGGTGCTCGTATCCCCGTCCACAGTTACCGCATTAAAGGACCGCTCCCCGGCCCAGCGCAAAGCTTCAGCGAGGGCCTCCGGCCGGACGGCCGCATCTGTCGTTAAAAATGAGAGCATTGTCGCGAGATTCGGGTGAATCATTCCGGAACCCTTGGCAATTCCCCCGAGGGTGACCTCTTTTTTCCCGAGGCACACTTTTACGGCATACTCTTTGGGACAGGTATCTGTAGTTATAATTGCCTCTGAAGCCGCGCCCCCCCCGTCACGAGAAAGGCTTGCAGCGGCCTCCCGGATGCCCTTTTCGATTTTCTCCATCGGGAGCGGGATTCCGATCACGCCGGTTGAGGCCACGACAACAAGGTCCGGGGAAATACCCAAAACCTCGGCGGTTAAAGCGGCCATCCGCCGGGCATCGGAAAGCCCCTGGCGCCCGGTGCACGCATTGGCGATCCCGCTGTTGGCAACGATCGCCTGGACAGTCCTCCCGGCTAAATTTTCTTTGCTGACCAAAACCGGAGCCGCCTTCACCTGGTTCTGGGTGAAAAGCGCCGCGGCAGCGGCCGGTACTTGAGAATAGATTAAAGCCAGGTCGCGCCGGCCCTTTTTCCGGATCTGGGCCACTACCCCGGCGGCCTGAAAGCCTTGCGGGGCCGTAATACCCCCGGGTAAAACCTCCCACTTAGTTGTCTCTCCGATCATCCCGGGTTATAACCTCCTCGTCATCAATTAGGGATAAAGTCCGGGAACGGCCAGTCCCGCCGTTTCCGGGAAACCAAACATCAGGTTCATATTCTGGACCGCCTGCCCCGCGGCGCCTTTAACCAGGTTATCGATTACCGCAACCACGATGGCGCGCCTGCCCCCGTTCACGGTAAGGCCGAGGTAGCAGCGGTTCGTGCCCTGCACCCACTTTGTCTGCGGCCATTCCCCTTCCCCCGTAATTTGCACAAAGGATTCCCCTGCGTAAAACTCCTCGAAAATCCGGCGCAGGGATGAGGCGTCGCACGGACGCAAAAGGTTTGCGTAAACCGTGCTGAGGATTCCCCGCGTCATGGGAATTAAATGGGGTGTAAAGGTTACCTCTACTTTCCCGCCCGCCAAGATCGAAGCATAGTAAGCAATCTCCGGAGTATGCCGGTGGGTTGCAACCGAATAGGCCCAGACGTTTTCGTTGCATTCAGCAAAATGGCTGGTTAAGGCAAGTGTCCGCCCGGCTCCCGAAACCCCGGACTTGGCATCAATAATGAGGGATGCCTGATCCGCCAGGCCGTGTTTCAGAAGGGGCGCCAGCGCCAGGAGGGCGCCTGTCGGGTAACAGCCGGGATTGGCCACAAGGCGCGCCGCGCAAACGGCAGAGCGGAAAAGTTCAGGTAATCCGTAAACAGCCTCCCGTAAAAGTTCGGGCGCGCCGTGCGGCATCTGGTACCACGCTTCATAGAGGGATGGGTCGGGCAGCCGGAAGTCGGCAGCCAGATCGACGACCCGCTTTCCTTTCCGGAGGGCCCCCTGGACGATAGGTGCGGAAAGCCCGTGCGGCAGGGCAATAAAAACGAGATCCGAAAAGTCGATGAGAGCCGGTATTTCTTCCAAATCCATAATTTCCAGATCCGCGTAACCCCTTAAATGGGGAAAAACCCAATCGAGCGAGGAACCGGGAAAATCCCGCGAAACGGCAGCAATTCCCGTCACTTCAGGATGCCGGCACAAAATCCGGATTAACTCTTCTCCTGCATACCCGGTTGCACCCACAATCCCAACCTTGAAAGCCATTGTCCTCTCCCCTTAATTTTCTACTTTCAGGCAGCCGGGGGTTAAACTTGACTGCGAGACTGCAGAACCCCTCTGAATATGATATGATCCATTACCTTATGATTATACATATTGATG is a genomic window of Bacillota bacterium containing:
- the argH gene encoding argininosuccinate lyase produces the protein MKLWGGRFAKETAGEAASFLNSLSFDFRLFRQDIEGSIAHARMLGRQGIISAGEAEILVRGLQEIREELEQGKLTFDPEAEDIHSFIEARLVAKVGEAGKKLHTARSRNDQVATDLRLYLKEEIRALGGLLLDLIEALVKRARESKEVIMPGYTHLQRAQPVTFAHHLLAYCEMLRRDYARLRDCYKRVDVCPLGAGALAGTTFPVDREFTARELKFAEFAANSLDAVGDRDFVAEFIFVASLLMMHLSRFSEELILWSSSEFGFIEMDDAYTTGSSIMPQKKNPDVAELVRGKTGRVYGHLVALLTVLKGLPLAYNKDLQEDKEALFDTVHTVKSCVKIFIPLVETLTVNEARMLSAAGEDFTNATDLADYLVRRGVSFREAHAVVGKVVLHCLKAGKRLEELSLEEYRAFSPVFDSDLYAFLEIRACVARRAVPGGPAPAAVARALAGLTEWLAEMRAHPF
- a CDS encoding argininosuccinate synthase gives rise to the protein MQVKKVVLAYSGGLDTSVAIPWLRENFGCEVICFAADLGQEEELEGLEERALRAGASKLYVKDLRREFVEDFIFPTLKAGALYEGKYLLGTSFARPLIAKHLVEIAAEEGAEAVAHGATGKGNDQVRFEVAVQALDPELKVIAPWRLWEIKSREDAIAYAAARGIEVPVAGDRPYSMDRNIWHLSHEGADLEDPAQEPPGDVYLLITPPEQAPDRPAYVNIGFVQGVPRTLNDREYDPVSLVQILNRLAGENGVGIIDMVENRLVGMKSRGVYECPGGTVLFLAHRELEYLTLDRNTMHFKELAALRYAELVYDGLWYSPLREALSAFVDETQKTVTGTVKMKLYKGNCTPAGASSPYSLYHEGFATFGHFELYDHKDAQGFINLFGLPLKVRALMKQRAGIEA
- the argF gene encoding ornithine carbamoyltransferase produces the protein MARAYLDARLKGRDLLTLADFSSEEIRLFLDAAHELKKELKGGIPHPVLKGKTLGMIFHKPSTRTRVSFEVGMYQLGGYPLFLSSQELQLRRGESVGDTARTLSRYLDGIMIRTFAQEDVEELAFYASIPVINGLTDLVHPTQALADIMTVEEHKGRLQGLKLAFIGDGNNVAHSLLHICAKAGMDMVIACPPGYEPDPAIVAEAQADAAKTGATLEIVEDPVSAVRGADVVYTDIWASMGQEAEQEKRKQVFARYQVNSALLRHAAPDVIVLHCLPAHRGEEITDEVMDGPASVVFDEAENRLHMHKAIMALLMK
- a CDS encoding acetylornithine transaminase: MTGEEIVRLGRQHLMETYAQLPLVLVKGQGVRVWDAEDNCYLDFVGGLAVNSVGHCHPQVVEAVKEQAERLFHCSNLYWFRPPVELARDLAGMSGLDRAFFCNSGAEANEAAIKLVRKYAYLQGKEHPQIISFARSFHGRTLGALAATGQEKFREGFTPLPGGFCHLPYNDTRALLDAVNSQTAAVFVEPVQGEGGVHVATPEFMKGLAQVRERYGVLLVFDEVQCGLGRTGKMFAFEHYGVQPDVLVLAKALGGGLPIGAVLARPEVAAAFQPGSHGSTFGGNPVACAAARAVLKVLREENLPARALRVGSYFKTRLEELPRHFPFIREVRGLGLMLGIELDRPGQRLVALCQARRLLVNCTAERVIRFLPPLLIGEEEVDEAVSILREALEEFPVSI
- the argB gene encoding acetylglutamate kinase, which translates into the protein MVLTPLEKASILVEALPYIRKFAGQTVVIKYGGRVMTSNALKHAVITDCILLKLVGIHPVLVHGGGSAIDAMLRRLGKEWKFVRGQRVTDEETMAVVEMVLAGQVNKEIVALINKLGGKGIGLCGKDGNLIEACKKVLAGDPGEEPVELGYVGEITRVNPEIIETVKSEGYIPVVAPIGVGEDGESYNINADYVAGELAAALGANKLVLLTDVEGIFADRDDPGSLLSVVRAGEVPELIERGVIAGGMIPKVECCIQALQKGVGRTHIIDGRILHSILLEVFTDEGVGTMVVKE
- the argJ gene encoding bifunctional glutamate N-acetyltransferase/amino-acid acetyltransferase ArgJ — encoded protein: MIGETTKWEVLPGGITAPQGFQAAGVVAQIRKKGRRDLALIYSQVPAAAAALFTQNQVKAAPVLVSKENLAGRTVQAIVANSGIANACTGRQGLSDARRMAALTAEVLGISPDLVVVASTGVIGIPLPMEKIEKGIREAAASLSRDGGGAASEAIITTDTCPKEYAVKVCLGKKEVTLGGIAKGSGMIHPNLATMLSFLTTDAAVRPEALAEALRWAGERSFNAVTVDGDTSTNDMVVLLANGLAGNEPLTGEEPDYFLFREALLAVCRELVKMIARDGEGATKFLEIRVKGAEREEEARLIARSVAGSNLVKAAIFGEDANWGRIITAAGYAGVPFDPDRVDIFLGDLKVAEKGAGLDFGEEEAHAVLEGREVVITLDLNQGTAEAVAWGCDLSYDYVRINAHYRT
- the argC gene encoding N-acetyl-gamma-glutamyl-phosphate reductase, which translates into the protein MAFKVGIVGATGYAGEELIRILCRHPEVTGIAAVSRDFPGSSLDWVFPHLRGYADLEIMDLEEIPALIDFSDLVFIALPHGLSAPIVQGALRKGKRVVDLAADFRLPDPSLYEAWYQMPHGAPELLREAVYGLPELFRSAVCAARLVANPGCYPTGALLALAPLLKHGLADQASLIIDAKSGVSGAGRTLALTSHFAECNENVWAYSVATHRHTPEIAYYASILAGGKVEVTFTPHLIPMTRGILSTVYANLLRPCDASSLRRIFEEFYAGESFVQITGEGEWPQTKWVQGTNRCYLGLTVNGGRRAIVVAVIDNLVKGAAGQAVQNMNLMFGFPETAGLAVPGLYP